One part of the Nostoc sp. PCC 7120 = FACHB-418 genome encodes these proteins:
- a CDS encoding SUMF1/EgtB/PvdO family nonheme iron enzyme, which produces MLRGGSWNNNARNCRCANRNRNARANRNNNVGFRVVAVAIL; this is translated from the coding sequence CTGCTGCGTGGCGGTTCGTGGAACAACAATGCCAGGAACTGTCGCTGTGCTAATCGCAACAGAAACGCGCGCGCGAATCGGAACAACAATGTTGGTTTTCGTGTTGTCGCGGTGGCTATTCTGTGA
- a CDS encoding SUMF1/EgtB/PvdO family nonheme iron enzyme produces MAKNWAIAIGVNQYDYLEPLNYAKRDAELIQQFLIKEAGFDQVILFSDDSPNFGVSSTRPTRTHLRRVLLTLFESLSMGAGDNFWFFFSGHGMRHNGRDYLMPSDGNPRDIADTAISINFVTENLRCSGADNLVLILDACRNEGKIDGIKGGHIGIGQETSAEARQKGVISIFSCSPQEYSYEIEALQQGAFTTALLEGFRDGYTTAASLNQYLQRRVSEIVSSHSKGKQTPYIIAEPVTKSHLILVPRYATPADIATLREDAYEAEVNRNWDLAEQLWMRVLTADSTQTTKAIEAIKRIVLLRGKTLVKQEGQTDDPPKGVSTPEKNLLETFSFEVVTVNAQGKITNRQNRTAKYFAEDLGNGVTLEMVQIPGGTFTMGSPESEAERFDRESPQRQVTVPGFFMGKYAVTQAQYQAVMGGNILQKIIGNKNNPSYFKGEKRPVEQVSWNDAVEFCQKLSQKTGRTYRLPSEAEWEYACRAGTTTPFYFGETITTDLVNYNGEFPYGAAPKGKYRGETTNVGIFPPNSFGLYDMCGNVWEWCEDIYNDNYQGAPTDGSALLTSKNNNIKLVRGGSWHSHARSCRCAYRDMHARAYRLFNVGFRVVAVAIL; encoded by the coding sequence ATGGCGAAAAATTGGGCGATCGCGATCGGCGTTAACCAGTATGATTATCTGGAACCGCTAAACTATGCCAAGCGGGATGCAGAGTTAATCCAGCAGTTTCTCATTAAAGAGGCGGGGTTTGACCAAGTTATTTTATTCAGTGATGATTCCCCTAATTTTGGGGTTAGCTCAACCCGCCCTACCCGTACTCACTTACGGCGAGTGTTACTAACTTTATTTGAAAGCCTCTCAATGGGTGCGGGTGATAACTTTTGGTTTTTCTTCAGTGGTCATGGGATGCGCCATAATGGACGCGATTATCTCATGCCTTCAGATGGTAATCCCAGGGACATTGCAGATACGGCCATTTCCATTAACTTTGTCACTGAAAACCTGCGTTGCTCTGGTGCTGATAATCTTGTCTTGATTTTAGATGCTTGTCGCAATGAAGGCAAAATAGATGGTATAAAAGGTGGTCATATTGGTATTGGCCAAGAAACCTCAGCAGAAGCACGTCAAAAAGGGGTTATTAGTATTTTTTCCTGTAGTCCGCAGGAATATTCTTATGAAATTGAAGCATTACAACAAGGTGCTTTTACTACTGCATTATTAGAAGGGTTTCGAGATGGATACACCACAGCTGCAAGCTTGAATCAGTATCTACAACGTCGTGTCTCGGAAATTGTTAGCTCCCACAGTAAAGGCAAACAAACACCTTATATTATTGCCGAGCCTGTAACTAAATCTCATTTAATACTTGTACCTCGATATGCAACCCCAGCCGATATTGCTACCCTTAGAGAAGATGCTTACGAAGCAGAAGTAAACAGAAATTGGGATTTGGCAGAACAATTATGGATGCGGGTTTTAACTGCTGATTCAACGCAGACTACGAAAGCAATCGAGGCAATTAAGAGAATTGTCCTTTTGCGTGGTAAAACCCTAGTAAAACAAGAAGGACAAACTGATGATCCTCCTAAGGGAGTATCTACACCTGAAAAAAATCTCTTAGAGACCTTTTCATTTGAAGTGGTGACGGTAAACGCACAAGGGAAAATCACCAACCGCCAAAACCGGACAGCAAAATATTTTGCAGAAGACTTAGGGAATGGTGTCACCTTGGAAATGGTGCAGATACCAGGGGGAACATTTACAATGGGTTCACCGGAAAGCGAGGCGGAAAGATTTGATAGGGAAAGTCCCCAGCGTCAGGTGACAGTTCCCGGCTTCTTCATGGGGAAATATGCAGTTACCCAAGCACAGTATCAAGCAGTTATGGGTGGCAACATTCTTCAAAAGATTATAGGCAATAAAAATAATCCTTCCTACTTCAAAGGTGAGAAAAGACCTGTAGAACAAGTGAGTTGGAATGATGCGGTAGAGTTTTGTCAGAAATTGAGCCAGAAGACAGGAAGAACCTACCGATTACCCAGCGAGGCAGAATGGGAATATGCTTGTCGTGCGGGGACAACCACGCCCTTTTATTTTGGCGAAACCATCACCACAGATTTAGTTAACTACAACGGTGAATTTCCCTACGGTGCTGCACCCAAAGGTAAATATCGTGGAGAAACAACCAATGTAGGAATATTTCCGCCGAACTCTTTCGGTTTATACGATATGTGTGGTAATGTATGGGAATGGTGCGAAGATATATATAATGATAATTACCAAGGTGCGCCAACAGATGGAAGTGCGTTGCTTACTAGTAAAAATAATAACATAAAGCTGGTGCGTGGCGGTTCGTGGCACAGCCATGCCAGGAGCTGTCGCTGTGCTTATCGCGACATGCACGCGCGCGCGTATCGGCTCTTCAATGTTGGTTTTCGTGTTGTCGCGGTGGCTATTCTGTGA
- a CDS encoding Pepco domain-containing protein, whose amino-acid sequence MTDTTSDIIWIVTGEAPETTPDGVGAKGGNSNTGGFGADILKTIPSPKIIGDAFPVKAQDLEQNMTHFLQLVGGLFNRAEKQANHNPGLQLEEIELSVEISGEGEVKLIGNGAKAGGKGAIKLTFRRQEPK is encoded by the coding sequence ATGACAGACACAACCTCAGACATTATTTGGATAGTCACAGGCGAAGCACCCGAAACTACCCCTGACGGTGTTGGTGCTAAAGGCGGAAATAGTAACACAGGCGGTTTCGGAGCAGACATACTCAAAACAATACCTAGCCCTAAAATCATCGGAGATGCTTTCCCAGTCAAAGCACAAGACTTAGAACAAAACATGACACACTTTCTACAACTGGTAGGGGGTTTGTTTAATCGTGCAGAAAAGCAAGCCAATCACAACCCTGGGTTACAGCTAGAAGAAATTGAGTTATCAGTAGAAATTAGCGGCGAAGGTGAAGTCAAGTTAATTGGGAACGGCGCGAAAGCTGGTGGTAAAGGTGCAATTAAACTGACATTTAGGCGACAAGAACCAAAGTAG
- a CDS encoding Uma2 family endonuclease has translation MIIAAKNLALPDHTQLPDSDGNFVKNFQEHPQSILLTDSILPRLEEIHPDGYYCIGQDSGIYWRLTDPPEKGAEAPDWFYVPNVPPTLNGELRRSYVFWQELIAPLIVLEFVSGNGEEERDKTPYKGKFWIYENVIRPPYYGIYEVKKASVEVYQLVGNHYEKIPANSRGHYPIKPMGAELGIWPGKFILDTELPWLRWWDEQGNLLLTGDERAEVERQRAETIEQENVRLRERLRALGVDPDTLG, from the coding sequence ATGATCATCGCCGCGAAGAATCTGGCTCTACCAGATCACACTCAGCTACCAGATTCTGATGGTAATTTCGTGAAAAATTTTCAGGAACATCCGCAAAGTATTTTATTAACTGATTCGATTCTGCCACGATTAGAAGAAATTCATCCTGATGGTTATTATTGCATTGGTCAAGATTCTGGTATCTATTGGCGGTTAACAGACCCACCAGAGAAAGGTGCAGAAGCGCCGGATTGGTTTTATGTCCCGAATGTTCCGCCAACTCTCAATGGTGAACTCCGCCGGTCTTACGTGTTTTGGCAAGAATTGATTGCACCATTGATCGTTTTAGAATTTGTTTCGGGAAATGGTGAGGAGGAACGAGATAAAACTCCTTACAAGGGAAAATTCTGGATTTACGAAAATGTGATCCGTCCTCCTTACTATGGTATCTATGAAGTTAAAAAAGCATCGGTTGAAGTTTATCAATTAGTTGGAAATCATTACGAAAAAATACCTGCTAATTCTAGAGGACATTACCCGATTAAGCCTATGGGTGCGGAGTTGGGTATTTGGCCTGGTAAGTTTATCTTGGATACAGAGTTACCTTGGTTGCGGTGGTGGGATGAGCAAGGTAATTTACTGTTAACGGGTGATGAACGTGCGGAAGTAGAACGCCAACGTGCGGAAACAATAGAGCAGGAAAATGTGCGATTACGGGAACGGTTGCGCGCTTTGGGTGTTGATCCTGATACTCTGGGTTAA
- a CDS encoding type II toxin-antitoxin system RelE/ParE family toxin, with product MTQRKLDQLNTAISLNDMKVQPVHKIEPVKSNREGHHIILINHQYFICFRWKEKKRKT from the coding sequence ATTACTCAAAGAAAACTAGACCAACTAAACACAGCAATTTCTTTGAATGATATGAAAGTGCAACCAGTCCATAAAATAGAACCTGTAAAAAGCAACAGAGAAGGACATCATATCATTCTGATTAATCATCAATATTTCATCTGCTTTAGATGGAAAGAGAAGAAGAGGAAGACTTGA
- the rsmA gene encoding 16S rRNA (adenine(1518)-N(6)/adenine(1519)-N(6))-dimethyltransferase RsmA → MVRPRKLFAQHWLKSEKALDAIVKAAECSTNDRILEIGPGTGILTRRLLPAVQSLVAVEIDRDLCELLAKQLGKKENFLLLQGDFLTIDLAANLGSFPKFQKPNKVVANIPYNITGPIIEKLLGTISNPNLEPFDSIVLLIQKEVAERLYAKSGSRTFGALSVRVQYLADCEFICDVPASAFHPPPKVDSAVVRLRPRQIEIPVNDPKRLENLVKLGFGAKRKMLRNNLQSVVDRDRLSQLLEQLNINPQARAEDISTQQWVKLANLLGVE, encoded by the coding sequence ATGGTACGACCGCGCAAGCTCTTTGCTCAACATTGGCTCAAAAGTGAGAAGGCACTCGACGCAATTGTGAAGGCGGCAGAGTGTAGTACAAATGACCGCATCCTAGAAATCGGCCCCGGTACAGGTATTCTGACTCGGCGTTTATTACCTGCGGTGCAGTCTTTAGTTGCAGTAGAAATAGACAGAGATTTATGTGAACTATTAGCTAAACAATTAGGAAAGAAAGAAAATTTTTTATTGTTACAGGGAGATTTCCTGACAATAGATTTAGCCGCAAATTTAGGATCATTTCCTAAGTTTCAAAAGCCTAATAAAGTAGTTGCTAACATTCCCTACAACATTACTGGGCCGATAATAGAAAAACTATTAGGAACTATTTCTAATCCCAACCTCGAACCATTTGACTCCATAGTATTGTTAATACAAAAAGAAGTAGCCGAAAGGTTATATGCTAAATCTGGATCAAGAACATTTGGGGCATTATCGGTCAGGGTACAATATTTAGCTGATTGTGAATTTATCTGCGATGTCCCTGCGAGTGCATTTCATCCACCACCAAAAGTAGATTCCGCAGTTGTTAGATTGCGTCCTCGACAGATAGAAATTCCTGTTAATGACCCAAAACGACTAGAGAATTTGGTAAAGTTAGGATTCGGTGCGAAACGTAAAATGCTACGGAATAATTTGCAATCGGTGGTAGACCGCGATCGCCTGAGCCAATTGCTGGAACAATTAAATATAAACCCCCAAGCCAGAGCTGAAGACATCAGCACTCAGCAATGGGTAAAATTAGCAAACTTGTTGGGAGTAGAGTAA
- the ispE gene encoding 4-(cytidine 5'-diphospho)-2-C-methyl-D-erythritol kinase, translated as MRSYKLIAPAKINLYLEIIGDRPDGYHELVMILQSIDLADEIEIHSLSSETIHVHCNHPQVPTDKSNLVYRAAELMVTRFPEAFTKHGGVDITVHKHIPVAAGLAGGSTNAAAVLVGIDLLWNLGLTQTELEELGSTLGSDVPFCVAGGTVIATGRGEQLSPLPSLDHIYIVLGKYRSLEVSTAWAYKNYRQEYGSTYLRDTNDLASRAAAVHSGSIVKAIVEKDAVAIAQRLHNDLEKVVLPSYPQVLHLRELLASQPGVIGTMMSGSGPSVFALCETQAQAEQVQQQVRQTIPDEDLELFVTRTITHGIQVVGNG; from the coding sequence ATGCGTTCCTACAAATTAATTGCTCCCGCCAAAATTAACTTGTATCTAGAAATCATCGGCGACAGACCCGATGGGTATCATGAGTTAGTGATGATATTGCAAAGTATCGACCTAGCCGACGAGATTGAAATACATTCCCTCAGCAGTGAAACTATCCACGTTCATTGCAACCACCCACAAGTTCCCACAGACAAAAGTAATCTCGTATATCGCGCCGCCGAACTGATGGTGACAAGATTTCCTGAAGCCTTCACGAAACATGGGGGTGTAGATATTACCGTTCACAAACATATTCCCGTAGCAGCTGGCTTGGCTGGAGGTTCAACTAACGCCGCAGCTGTGTTAGTCGGGATAGATTTACTTTGGAACTTGGGACTAACCCAAACAGAACTAGAAGAGTTAGGCTCTACTCTTGGTTCCGACGTACCATTTTGTGTGGCTGGTGGTACAGTCATCGCCACAGGTAGAGGAGAACAACTTTCCCCCTTGCCCAGTTTGGATCATATATATATAGTATTAGGCAAATATCGCAGCTTAGAAGTTTCCACCGCCTGGGCATATAAAAACTACCGTCAAGAATATGGTAGTACTTATCTTAGAGATACCAATGACTTAGCCTCCCGCGCCGCCGCAGTTCATTCAGGTAGTATAGTTAAGGCTATTGTAGAAAAAGATGCTGTAGCGATCGCCCAAAGACTGCACAATGATTTAGAGAAAGTAGTATTACCTTCCTATCCGCAAGTTTTGCACCTCCGAGAATTGTTAGCATCTCAACCAGGTGTTATCGGAACCATGATGTCTGGTTCAGGCCCTTCAGTATTTGCTCTGTGTGAAACTCAAGCACAAGCAGAACAAGTTCAGCAGCAAGTAAGACAAACAATTCCCGACGAAGATTTAGAATTATTTGTAACTCGCACAATTACACATGGGATTCAAGTTGTGGGTAATGGGTAA
- a CDS encoding DUF3082 domain-containing protein, whose amino-acid sequence MNNETQQTDTSGQVPPTPLRCITGAGISGGMGYALYLLMISIATTFAKKPIHSDNQLVISLTSAVRTLVVGIVALGTGIFAIVTIGLLALAVQLLVQQLIKPKSN is encoded by the coding sequence ATGAACAACGAAACTCAACAAACAGATACATCAGGACAAGTTCCACCTACGCCATTACGCTGCATAACAGGAGCAGGTATTTCTGGCGGAATGGGATATGCTTTGTATTTATTAATGATATCCATCGCTACAACCTTTGCCAAAAAACCCATCCACTCGGATAACCAGTTAGTTATCAGCTTGACCTCTGCTGTGCGTACCTTGGTAGTTGGGATAGTCGCTTTGGGAACAGGGATATTTGCTATAGTGACAATTGGTTTGTTAGCATTAGCCGTACAACTGTTAGTGCAGCAGTTGATAAAACCTAAAAGTAATTAA
- a CDS encoding response regulator transcription factor codes for MTNESSKTILVIEDDSDSRNLFLAVLEARGFDGIAAENGAAGIQQAQKYLPDLIICDIMMPDMDGYDVLNVLRQDPLTAIIPFIFLTGSHEKGGLRKGMELGADDYITKPSTIEEILKAIAIRLEKQALLRYWYATKSHQLTESLAVDSEAIFPSIPHLQEVFDYIEAHYHQGITLSNVAVAVGYSPAYLTSRVARETGDTVNAWIFKRRMAAARPLLRNTNKTIEQIATALGYQNACHFSRQFRQHHGLPPKAWRKQQQSLQSGRNLKPQLIDVCPQSEKCLLTSRS; via the coding sequence ATGACAAACGAATCATCGAAAACAATCCTGGTTATTGAAGATGATAGCGATAGTCGCAATCTCTTTTTAGCGGTGCTTGAGGCTAGAGGTTTTGATGGTATAGCAGCTGAAAACGGTGCGGCTGGTATTCAACAGGCACAAAAATATTTACCAGATTTGATTATCTGCGATATTATGATGCCTGATATGGATGGTTACGATGTTTTAAATGTGCTACGCCAAGATCCTCTGACCGCGATTATTCCCTTTATTTTTCTCACTGGGAGCCATGAAAAAGGCGGTCTTCGCAAGGGTATGGAGTTGGGAGCTGATGACTATATTACTAAGCCTTCTACTATAGAGGAAATACTCAAAGCGATCGCTATCCGTTTAGAAAAGCAAGCTTTACTCAGGTATTGGTATGCAACTAAATCCCATCAACTTACCGAATCCCTCGCTGTAGACTCTGAAGCAATTTTTCCCTCTATTCCCCACCTTCAGGAAGTTTTTGATTATATAGAAGCTCATTATCATCAAGGAATTACATTATCAAATGTAGCTGTTGCGGTTGGTTATTCACCAGCTTATCTAACTAGTAGAGTTGCTAGAGAAACGGGGGATACGGTAAACGCCTGGATTTTCAAGCGGCGAATGGCCGCAGCGCGTCCTCTACTAAGGAATACTAATAAAACCATCGAACAGATTGCGACAGCGCTGGGTTATCAAAATGCTTGTCATTTCTCTCGCCAATTTCGCCAACATCACGGTTTACCTCCTAAAGCTTGGAGAAAACAGCAACAATCGCTCCAGTCTGGTAGAAATCTGAAGCCACAACTGATTGATGTTTGTCCTCAATCGGAAAAATGCTTATTGACTAGCCGGAGTTAA
- a CDS encoding anthranilate synthase: protein MNYYTLAYTTLGNVRVSRSTTEVKMDTALDEILFHLNQVRGGLLTSSYEYPGRYKRWAIGFINPPLQLTTRENAFTISSLNPRGQVLLPTLFQHLSAQSQLQQISLNHDYITGEIRPTKQLFTEEQRSKQPSAFTVIREILQIFASDEDEHLGLYGAFGYDLVFQFEPIPQKIARPADQRDLVLYLPDELIVVDYYLQKAYRHQYEFATEHGNTEHLPRTGQSIDYQGKHLLPNQTADHQPGEYANLVEQALDYFRRGDLFEVVPSQNFFTACEQSPSQLFQTLRQINPSPYGFLLNLGGEYLIGASPEMFVRVDGRRVETCPISGTIRRGEDALGDAVQIRQLLNSHKDEAELTMCTDVDRNDKSRICEPGSVRVIGRRQIELYSHLIHTVDHVEGILRPEFDALDAFLSHTWAVTVTGAPKRAAMQFIEQHERSARRWYGGAVGYLGFNGNLNTGLTLRTIRLQDSIAEVRVGATVLYDSIPSAEEEETITKATALFETIRRHTTANKTQGNDSHRPGDIAHNKRILLIDYEDSFVHTLANYIRTTGATVTTLRHGFAESYFDAERPDLVVLSPGPGRPSDFRVPQTVAALVGREIPIFGVCLGLQGIVEAFGGELGVLDYPQHGKPARISVTAPDSVLFQNLPASFIVGRYHSLFAQPQTIPGELKVTAISEDNVIMAIEHQTLPIAAVQFHPESIMTLAGEVGQTIIKNVVQTYTQTLETSIYS, encoded by the coding sequence ATGAATTACTATACACTTGCTTACACAACCCTTGGTAACGTGCGCGTATCTCGTAGCACAACCGAGGTGAAGATGGACACTGCACTAGATGAAATTCTCTTTCACCTAAATCAAGTACGTGGAGGTTTGTTAACCAGTAGTTACGAATATCCAGGGCGATACAAAAGATGGGCGATTGGATTCATTAATCCCCCATTACAACTGACAACAAGAGAGAACGCATTTACCATCTCTTCACTCAATCCTCGCGGACAGGTGCTACTACCAACCTTGTTCCAGCATCTATCAGCCCAGTCGCAACTACAACAAATCAGCCTCAATCATGACTACATCACAGGTGAAATTCGACCCACAAAACAGTTATTCACAGAAGAACAACGGAGTAAACAACCGTCAGCCTTTACAGTCATCCGCGAAATTCTCCAGATTTTTGCGAGTGATGAAGACGAGCATTTAGGGTTATATGGTGCATTTGGTTACGACTTAGTATTTCAATTTGAACCAATTCCCCAAAAAATTGCTCGTCCCGCAGACCAACGGGATTTAGTCCTGTATCTACCCGATGAACTCATAGTTGTAGATTACTATCTACAAAAAGCATATCGTCACCAGTATGAATTTGCCACAGAACATGGCAACACCGAGCATCTTCCACGGACAGGCCAGTCCATCGACTACCAGGGTAAACATCTTCTACCAAACCAAACTGCTGACCATCAACCAGGAGAATATGCCAACCTAGTTGAGCAAGCACTCGACTACTTCCGCCGGGGTGACTTATTTGAAGTAGTTCCTAGTCAAAACTTTTTTACAGCCTGTGAACAATCACCCAGTCAACTATTCCAGACCTTAAGGCAAATTAATCCTAGTCCTTATGGATTTCTGTTGAATTTGGGTGGTGAATATCTCATAGGTGCATCACCAGAAATGTTTGTGCGAGTTGATGGTAGGCGAGTGGAAACCTGTCCCATTAGTGGCACTATTAGACGGGGAGAAGATGCTTTAGGCGACGCTGTACAAATTCGTCAGTTGCTTAACTCCCATAAAGATGAAGCCGAGTTAACAATGTGTACTGACGTAGACCGCAACGATAAATCGCGGATTTGTGAACCCGGTTCAGTCAGGGTGATTGGTCGTCGCCAGATTGAACTGTACAGCCACCTCATTCATACAGTAGACCATGTAGAAGGGATACTGAGGCCGGAATTTGACGCTTTAGATGCCTTCTTGAGTCATACTTGGGCAGTTACAGTCACAGGCGCACCCAAACGAGCCGCCATGCAGTTCATCGAACAGCATGAACGCAGCGCCCGTCGTTGGTATGGGGGAGCAGTTGGTTATTTAGGCTTTAATGGTAACTTGAATACCGGATTAACCTTGCGGACAATTCGTTTACAAGACTCCATCGCCGAAGTGCGAGTTGGTGCAACAGTCCTTTACGACTCCATTCCGTCAGCCGAAGAAGAGGAAACAATTACTAAAGCGACTGCATTATTTGAGACCATTCGCCGTCATACCACTGCCAATAAAACTCAAGGAAACGATAGTCATCGCCCTGGGGATATCGCCCACAATAAGCGTATCCTCCTCATCGACTACGAAGATTCATTTGTTCACACATTAGCCAATTACATCCGCACCACCGGCGCAACCGTCACCACCCTACGTCATGGTTTTGCTGAATCATATTTTGATGCAGAACGCCCAGACTTAGTGGTATTGTCTCCCGGCCCTGGTAGACCCAGTGACTTCCGAGTTCCCCAAACGGTTGCAGCCTTGGTAGGTCGAGAAATCCCCATTTTTGGCGTTTGTCTGGGATTACAAGGCATAGTGGAAGCTTTTGGCGGAGAATTAGGCGTGCTTGATTATCCCCAACACGGTAAACCCGCACGGATTTCAGTGACTGCACCTGATTCTGTGCTGTTTCAAAATTTACCAGCATCCTTCATCGTGGGTAGATACCATTCCTTATTTGCCCAACCCCAAACTATACCCGGTGAACTCAAAGTCACAGCGATTTCTGAGGACAATGTAATTATGGCAATTGAACACCAAACACTACCTATAGCCGCCGTCCAATTTCATCCAGAGTCAATCATGACCCTAGCAGGAGAAGTTGGTCAGACAATCATTAAAAATGTGGTGCAGACATATACCCAAACTTTAGAAACATCAATTTACTCTTAG
- a CDS encoding HetP family heterocyst commitment protein, with protein sequence MYQEDIYNSQNVKKINNEQVDQIIKSIIAGKYSWACVLLLRYSGYNPIDYIPYRTYIRLLKNNCLGGKNQEGRNDSQEVLI encoded by the coding sequence ATGTATCAGGAAGACATTTACAATTCACAGAACGTTAAGAAAATAAATAATGAGCAAGTAGACCAAATTATTAAATCAATAATTGCCGGAAAGTATTCTTGGGCTTGCGTTTTACTGCTGCGCTACTCTGGTTATAACCCCATAGATTACATCCCTTACCGTACTTATATTCGCTTACTCAAAAACAACTGTCTGGGTGGGAAAAATCAAGAAGGCAGAAATGACTCTCAAGAGGTCTTGATTTGA
- the trpC gene encoding indole-3-glycerol phosphate synthase TrpC, giving the protein MLYPSAINTNRLQPIIREIVWQKKQEVAQLHQQMSLASLQRQLTAAPTVRDFLTALQQNPYQPSLIAEIQKASPNHGMIRADFDPVAIAKAYERGGAACLSVVTDSSFFHGSFEILRAIRQRVPLPILCKEFIIDPCQIYLARAAGADAVLLIAAILTDRELKDFLRIIHFLGMNALVAVHSLAELDRILKLDDVRLIEINNQSLQDFTTDISTTQNLLTARRSHLQNLGITVVSESGLYTHTDLSLVAEAGANAVIVGESLIKEQDIEQAVRYLLTGDK; this is encoded by the coding sequence ATGTTGTACCCTAGCGCCATTAATACCAACCGTCTGCAACCAATTATTAGAGAAATTGTTTGGCAGAAAAAGCAAGAAGTTGCACAACTACACCAACAGATGTCATTGGCTTCTTTACAACGCCAATTAACTGCTGCGCCAACCGTGCGGGATTTCTTGACAGCTTTGCAGCAAAATCCTTACCAACCTAGCCTGATTGCAGAAATACAAAAAGCCTCACCCAATCATGGCATGATTCGCGCTGATTTTGATCCAGTAGCGATCGCCAAAGCTTATGAACGAGGTGGTGCAGCTTGTCTATCAGTAGTGACAGATAGCTCATTTTTTCATGGTAGTTTTGAAATTCTCCGTGCTATCCGCCAACGGGTTCCACTACCCATATTATGCAAAGAATTTATTATCGACCCCTGCCAAATTTATTTAGCACGAGCAGCAGGAGCCGATGCAGTACTATTAATTGCAGCCATTCTCACAGACAGAGAACTAAAAGATTTTTTGCGAATAATTCACTTTTTGGGAATGAATGCCTTAGTCGCAGTTCATAGTTTAGCTGAACTAGATAGGATACTTAAATTAGACGATGTTCGCTTAATCGAAATTAATAACCAAAGCCTGCAAGATTTTACCACAGATATCAGTACCACCCAAAACTTATTAACAGCCAGGCGATCGCATCTACAAAACTTGGGTATCACCGTCGTCAGCGAATCTGGATTGTATACACACACAGATTTATCCTTAGTAGCGGAAGCTGGCGCAAATGCAGTGATAGTTGGAGAATCTTTAATTAAAGAACAAGATATCGAGCAGGCTGTACGTTACCTGCTTACAGGGGATAAATAA
- a CDS encoding tetratricopeptide repeat protein, with protein sequence MDSSSISSLLEDLKHSDALVREQATKKLWRIWFQQKGMYGLEKIDQSQKLLDAGEITEAEVMLTQLIQEQPDFAEAWNRRAFLYYSMGEYQKSLADCQMVIQINPVHFGALHGIGLCYAALGKYAKAIKAFKRALEIQPYSLVNQKLILECTFRLS encoded by the coding sequence ATGGATTCTTCATCAATTAGTTCTTTACTTGAAGATTTGAAACATTCTGATGCTTTAGTTCGGGAACAAGCCACAAAAAAACTCTGGCGGATTTGGTTTCAACAAAAGGGAATGTATGGGTTAGAGAAAATTGATCAGAGTCAAAAATTACTGGATGCCGGGGAAATTACTGAAGCTGAAGTAATGCTCACACAATTAATCCAAGAACAACCAGATTTTGCAGAGGCTTGGAATCGACGGGCTTTTCTCTATTACAGTATGGGAGAATATCAAAAATCCCTGGCTGATTGTCAAATGGTCATTCAAATTAATCCAGTACATTTTGGCGCACTTCATGGTATCGGTTTATGTTATGCGGCGCTAGGTAAGTATGCTAAAGCTATCAAAGCTTTTAAACGTGCCTTGGAAATTCAGCCATACTCTTTAGTCAATCAAAAATTAATTTTAGAGTGTACTTTCCGACTCAGCTAA